In one Arachis duranensis cultivar V14167 chromosome 9, aradu.V14167.gnm2.J7QH, whole genome shotgun sequence genomic region, the following are encoded:
- the LOC107466095 gene encoding AT-hook motif nuclear-localized protein 6, producing the protein MEEKENFGAGHAVVGDASAPESFHVAPRVETLDFSGASTPVPATGTDGKKKRGRPRKYGPDGKPTAAAAAGALSPMPISASIPLTGEFSAWKRGRGKPVESIKKSSYKFDFQSPGPGPGEGIQYSVGANFTPHVLTVNAGEDVTMKIMSFSQQGSRGICVLSANGTISNVTLRQPTSSGGTLTYEGRFEILSLSGSFMPTENGVTRSRSGGMSVSLAGPDGRVMGGGLAGLLIAAGPVQVVVGSFLPGHQLEHKSKKPRVEHISTITPSHVTPVVSNEEIRVSFGGVKPIMTPTAFHGHGENIVSFNNAPDSRNSSADNKEPLPEKESNPSHPNAEVPC; encoded by the exons atggaagaaaaagagaattttGGTGCTGGGCATGCAGTGGTAGGTGATGCTAGTGCCCCAGAGAGCTTCCACGTGGCACCCAGAGTTGAGACCTTAGATTTTTCCGGTGCCTCCACGCCGGTGCCAGCGACGGGGACCGatgggaagaagaagagaggaaggcCTAGGAAGTATGGACCGGATGGGAAGCCAACGGCGGCGGCAGCAGCTGGGGCGCTGTCGCCGATGCCGATATCGGCATCAATTCCGTTGACGGGAGAGTTCTCAGCCTGGAAAAGGGGTAGAGGGAAGCCTGTTGAGTCCATCAAGAAGTCATCATATAAGTTTGACTTTCAAAGTCCAGGACCAGGACCag GTGAGGGAATCCAATACTCAGTTGGTGCCAATTTTACACCACATGTACTTACTGTAAATGCTGGCGAG GATGTTACTATGAAAATTATGTCTTTTTCTCAACAAGGATCACGAGGTATATGTGTTCTCTCTGCAAATGGCACGATTTCAAATGTTACACTTCGTCAACCAACATCTTCTGGGGGTACCTTAACGTATGAG GGGCGATTTGAGATTCTTTCCTTGTCTGGTTCCTTTATGCCTACTGAGAATGGAGTTACGAGAAGCAGATCTGGCGGGATGAGTGTCTCTTTAGCAGGTCCAGATGGTCGAGTAATGGGCGGAGGACTCGCTGGTTTGCTGATAGCTGCAGGCCCTGTTCAG GTTGTTGTGGGCAGTTTTCTCCCCGGTCACCAGCTCGAGCATAAATCGAAGAAGCCTAGGGTGGAACATATATCAACCATTACCCCATCACACGTTACTCCTGTTGTCTCCAACGAGGAAATACGAGTCAGTTTTGGTGGAGTGAAGCCTATTATGACACCTACTGCATTTCATGGACATGGAGAGAACATTGTTTCCTTTAACAATGCTCCAGACTCTCGGAACTCATCTGCTGACAATAAAGAACCTTTGCCTGAAAAGGAGTCTAACCCAAGCCATCCGAATGCGGAGGTCCCATGCTAA
- the LOC107466094 gene encoding 65-kDa microtubule-associated protein 3, translated as MSQPQSDPLLQAETTCGSLLYELQIIWDEVGENETERDRMLFELEQECLEVYRRKVDHANRNRAQLRQAIADCEAELAAICSAMGERPVHTRQSDQNAGSLKEEHARILPQLEEMRKRKSERRNQFIEVHEQIQVISMEIYGPREYIPAVVDEIDLSLRKLEDLHKQLQALQIEKSSRLKKVQEHLYTLNSLCSVLGLDFKQIINEIHPSLGESEGSNSVSNDTIQRLVVAIQELREVKLQRMQKLQDLATSMLELWNLMDTPIEEQQMFQNVTCNIAASEHEITETNTLSVDFIKCVEAEVSRLEELKSSKMKELVLKKRTELEEICRKTHLVPEIDSAVEYAVEAIESGTVDPACVLEQIEVQIAQVKEEALSRKEILEKVEKWLGACDEESWLEEYNRDDNRYNAGRGAHLTLKRAEKARALVNKIPAMVDALTSKTLAWEKEKGIQFTYDGICLLSMLEEYNILREKKEQERRKQRDLKKLQGQMIAEQEALYGSKPSPSKPQSVKKGPRMSTGGAASRRVSLGGAMIQTPKPDSKANSRVARKTDKAHQVEQNYLDDGVSCLSSARRGLDIAGVPVKKYSFGAGSTRDIEPPPLARQPFSPITSKVSSNTNMANSKDELNIQSEKLQKTISLNNMPFSTPSKTAAIVVDDENRTPKAMPIPVPSTPSTVSVPMKMVMTPAPAFGGGELVRDIEYSFEERRLGFVLQ; from the exons ATGTCTCAACCTCAAAGTGATCCCCTTTTGCAAGCTGAAACAACTTGTGGGTCCCTCTTGTATGAACTTCAG ATAATATGGGATGAAGTCGGGGAGAATGAGACTGAGAGAGATAGAATGCTTTTTGAGCTTGAACAAGAGTGCCTAGAAGTATATAGAAGGAAGGTTGATCATGCCAATCGTAATAGAGCTCAATTAAGGCAGGCAATTGCTGATTGCGAGGCAGAGCTTGCAGCCATCTGTTCAGCAATGGGGGAGCGACCAGTCCATACTAGGCAG TCTGATCAAAATGCTGGAAGTTTAAAGGAAGAGCATGCAAGAATTCTGCCACAGTTGGAGGAGATGCGTAAAAGGAAGTCTGAGCGTAGAAATCAATTTATAGAAGTTCACGAGCAAATTCAAGTTATCTCAATGGAGATTTATGGACCAAGAGAATATATTCCAGCTGTTGTAGATGAAATTGATTTGTCCTTGAGAAAACTTGAAGATCTGCACAAACAGCTGCAGGCACTTCAGATTGAAAAG AGTAGTCGCCTCAAAAAGGTCCAGGAGCACCTGTATACGTTGAACTCTCTATGCTCAGTGCTTGGTCTAGACTTTAAGCAGATAATCAATGAAATCCATCCCAGCTTAGGCGAATCAGAAGGATCTAACAGTGTAAGTAATGATACCATCCAACGATTGGTTGTTGCTATACAAGAACTACGCGAAGTAAAATTGCAGAGAATGCAGAAG CTCCAAGATCTTGCAACATCAATGTTGGAGCTCTGGAACTTGATGGATACACCTATTGAAGAGCAACAGATGTTTCAGAATGTTACATGTAACATAGCTGCTTCAGAACATGAAATAACTGAAACTAACACCTTGTCTGTGGACTTCATCAAATGT GTTGAAGCAGAAGTATCAAGATTAGAAGAGTTAAAATCAAGCAAAATGAAAGAGCTTGTTTTGAAGAAGAGAACAGAACTAGAGGAGATATGTCGAAAGACTCATCTGGTTCCAGAAATAGATAGTGCTGTTGAATATGCTGTTGAAGCTATAGAGTCCG GAACTGTGGACCCTGCTTGTGTGCTTGAACAAATTGAAGTTCAGATTGCTCAAGTTAAAGAGGAAGCTTTAAGCCGAAAAGAAATACTTGAAAAGGTTGAGAAATGGTTGGGAGCCTGTGATGAGGAGTCTTGGCTTGAGGAATACAACAGG GATGACAATCGATACAATGCTGGGAGAGGTGCTCATCTTACTCTCAAGCGAGCTGAGAAAGCACGTGCCTTGGTTAATAAAATCCCAG CAATGGTAGATGCATTGACTTCAAAAACTTTAGCATGGgaaaaggaaaaaggcattcagTTCACCTATGATGGT ATTTGCCTGCTCTCCATGCTGGAAGAGTACAACATATTACGGGAAAAGAAAGAGCAAGAACGCCGCAAGCAGCGG GATCTGAAGAAACTTCAGGGACAAATGATAGCGGAACAGGAGGCACTATATGGGTCAAAACCGAGCCCTTCGAAGCCCCAGAGTGTAAAAAAGGGACCTAGGATGTCAACTGGTGGGGCAGCTAGTCGAAGAGTTTCCCTCGGAGGAGCAATGATTCAAACTCCAAAACCTGATTCAAAAGCTAATTCTCGTGTTGCAAGAAAGACTGATAAAGCACACCAAGTTGAGCAGAATTACTTGGATGATGGTGTTTCATGTTTATCATCAG CTAGAAGAGGACTAGATATTGCTGGTGTTCCTGTAAAAAAGTATTCATTTGGTGCCGGGAGCACTCGTgacatagaaccaccacctcttGCTCGACAGCCTTTTTCGCCTATCACTTCGAAAGTATCATCAAATACCAATATGGCAAATTCCAAGGATGAATTGAATATACAGAGTGAGAAGTTGCAGAAAACAATTTCACTTAACAATATGCCATTCTCTACTCCCTCAAAGACAGCTGCTATTGTGGTGGATGATGAGAATAGAACACCAAAGGCAATGCCAATTCCTGTCCCTTCTACACCTTCCACTGTTTCAGTTCCAATGAAGATGGTCATGACTCCAGCTCCTGCTTTTGGAGGTGGTGAATTGGTCCGTGACATTGAATATTCCTTTGAAGAAAGACGTCTTGGTTTTGTCTTACAATGA